In Kogia breviceps isolate mKogBre1 chromosome 7, mKogBre1 haplotype 1, whole genome shotgun sequence, a single window of DNA contains:
- the LPXN gene encoding leupaxin isoform X6: protein MYTTKIQEPHVHSEVQEPKESPPPPKTSAAVQLEELMAHLCEMQTQVTVKADTSKKHLPDKHDHKASLDSMLGGLEQELQDLGIATVPKGHCVSCCKPIAGKVIHALGQAWHPEHFVCTHCKKALGSSPFFERSGLAYCPKDYHHLFSPRCAYCAAPILGKVLTAMNQTWHPEHFFCAHCGEVFGEEGFHEKDKKPYCRKDFLAMFSPKCGGCNRPVLENYLSAMDTVWHPECFVCGDCFSSFSGGSFFELDGRPFCELHYHHRRGTLCHGCGQPITGRCISAMGYKFHPEHFVCAFCLTQLSKGIFREQDDKTYCQTCFNKLFPL, encoded by the exons ATGTATACTACCAAAATCCAGGAGCCCCATGTccacag TGAGGTCCAAGAGCCAAAGGAATCACCACCACCTCCTAAAACCTCAGCAGCTGTGCAGTTGGAGGAGCTGATGGCCCACCTGTGTGAAATGCAGACCCAG GTTACAGTGAAAGCAGATACCAGCAAGAAACACTTACCAGACAAGCATGATCACAAGGCCTCCCTGGACTCGATGCTGGGGGGTTTGGAGCAGGAACTGCAGGACCTTGGAATTGCGACAGTGCCCAAGGGCCATTGTGTTTCCTGCTGTAAACCGATTGCTGGAAAG GTGATCCACGCTCTAGGACAAGCATGGCATCCGGAGCACTTCGTCTGCACTCACTGCAAAAAAGCGCTTGGCTCCAGCCCCTTCTTTGAGCGGAGTGGCTTGGCCTACTGCCCCAAGGACTACCACCACCTTTTCTCTCCACGCTGTGCTTACTGTGCGGCTCCCATCCTGGGT aaagtgCTGACGGCCATGAACCAAACCTGGCACCCAGAGCACTTCTTCTGCGCTCACTGTGGAGAGGTGTTCGGTGAAGAAG gCTTTCATGAGAAGGACAAGAAGCCGTATTGCCGGAAGGATTTCTTAGCCATGTTCTCACCCAAGTGTGGTGGCTGCAACCGCCCAGTGTTGGAAAACTACCTTTCAGCCATGGACACTGTCTGGCACCCAGAGTGCTTTGTCTGTGGG GACTGCTTTAGCAGTTTTTCTGGTGGCTCCTTCTTTGAACTGGATGGACGTCCGTTCTGTGAACTCCACTACCATCACCGCCGAGGAACCCTTTGCCACGGATGTGGGCAGCCCATCACTGGTCGCTGCATCAGTGCCATGGGCTACAAGTTCCATCCTGAGCACTTTGTATGTGCTTTCTGCCTGACGCAGCTGTCGAAGGGAATCTTCAGAGAGCAGGATGACAAGACCTACTGTCAAACCTGCTTCAACAAGCTCTTCCCACTGTAA
- the LPXN gene encoding leupaxin isoform X2: MRDGKDALLEELEYSILQESDEYSSTASPPLDQHSRKERSDAETSNAPSILDDSSPFPVQLMYTTKIQEPHVHSEVQEPKESPPPPKTSAAVQLEELMAHLCEMQTQVTVKADTSKKHLPDKHDHKASLDSMLGGLEQELQDLGIATVPKGHCVSCCKPIAGKVIHALGQAWHPEHFVCTHCKKALGSSPFFERSGLAYCPKDYHHLFSPRCAYCAAPILGKVLTAMNQTWHPEHFFCAHCGEVFGEEGFHEKDKKPYCRKDFLAMFSPKCGGCNRPVLENYLSAMDTVWHPECFVCGDCFSSFSGGSFFELDGRPFCELHYHHRRGTLCHGCGQPITGRCISAMGYKFHPEHFVCAFCLTQLSKGIFREQDDKTYCQTCFNKLFPL; encoded by the exons ATGCCTTGTTGGAGGAACTGGAATACTCCATCCTCCAGGAGAGTGATGAATACTCCAGCACAGCTTCTCCTCCCCTGGATCAGCATTCCAGAAAGGAGAGGAGCGACGCTGAGACCTCAAATGCCCCTTCCATTCTGGATGACTCAAGTCCCTTTCCG GTGCAGCTCATGTATACTACCAAAATCCAGGAGCCCCATGTccacag TGAGGTCCAAGAGCCAAAGGAATCACCACCACCTCCTAAAACCTCAGCAGCTGTGCAGTTGGAGGAGCTGATGGCCCACCTGTGTGAAATGCAGACCCAG GTTACAGTGAAAGCAGATACCAGCAAGAAACACTTACCAGACAAGCATGATCACAAGGCCTCCCTGGACTCGATGCTGGGGGGTTTGGAGCAGGAACTGCAGGACCTTGGAATTGCGACAGTGCCCAAGGGCCATTGTGTTTCCTGCTGTAAACCGATTGCTGGAAAG GTGATCCACGCTCTAGGACAAGCATGGCATCCGGAGCACTTCGTCTGCACTCACTGCAAAAAAGCGCTTGGCTCCAGCCCCTTCTTTGAGCGGAGTGGCTTGGCCTACTGCCCCAAGGACTACCACCACCTTTTCTCTCCACGCTGTGCTTACTGTGCGGCTCCCATCCTGGGT aaagtgCTGACGGCCATGAACCAAACCTGGCACCCAGAGCACTTCTTCTGCGCTCACTGTGGAGAGGTGTTCGGTGAAGAAG gCTTTCATGAGAAGGACAAGAAGCCGTATTGCCGGAAGGATTTCTTAGCCATGTTCTCACCCAAGTGTGGTGGCTGCAACCGCCCAGTGTTGGAAAACTACCTTTCAGCCATGGACACTGTCTGGCACCCAGAGTGCTTTGTCTGTGGG GACTGCTTTAGCAGTTTTTCTGGTGGCTCCTTCTTTGAACTGGATGGACGTCCGTTCTGTGAACTCCACTACCATCACCGCCGAGGAACCCTTTGCCACGGATGTGGGCAGCCCATCACTGGTCGCTGCATCAGTGCCATGGGCTACAAGTTCCATCCTGAGCACTTTGTATGTGCTTTCTGCCTGACGCAGCTGTCGAAGGGAATCTTCAGAGAGCAGGATGACAAGACCTACTGTCAAACCTGCTTCAACAAGCTCTTCCCACTGTAA
- the LPXN gene encoding leupaxin isoform X4, which yields MGKMPCWRNWNTPSSRRVMNTPAQLLLPWISIPERRGATLRPQMPLPFWMTQVPFREVQEPKESPPPPKTSAAVQLEELMAHLCEMQTQVTVKADTSKKHLPDKHDHKASLDSMLGGLEQELQDLGIATVPKGHCVSCCKPIAGKVIHALGQAWHPEHFVCTHCKKALGSSPFFERSGLAYCPKDYHHLFSPRCAYCAAPILGKVLTAMNQTWHPEHFFCAHCGEVFGEEGFHEKDKKPYCRKDFLAMFSPKCGGCNRPVLENYLSAMDTVWHPECFVCGDCFSSFSGGSFFELDGRPFCELHYHHRRGTLCHGCGQPITGRCISAMGYKFHPEHFVCAFCLTQLSKGIFREQDDKTYCQTCFNKLFPL from the exons ATGCCTTGTTGGAGGAACTGGAATACTCCATCCTCCAGGAGAGTGATGAATACTCCAGCACAGCTTCTCCTCCCCTGGATCAGCATTCCAGAAAGGAGAGGAGCGACGCTGAGACCTCAAATGCCCCTTCCATTCTGGATGACTCAAGTCCCTTTCCG TGAGGTCCAAGAGCCAAAGGAATCACCACCACCTCCTAAAACCTCAGCAGCTGTGCAGTTGGAGGAGCTGATGGCCCACCTGTGTGAAATGCAGACCCAG GTTACAGTGAAAGCAGATACCAGCAAGAAACACTTACCAGACAAGCATGATCACAAGGCCTCCCTGGACTCGATGCTGGGGGGTTTGGAGCAGGAACTGCAGGACCTTGGAATTGCGACAGTGCCCAAGGGCCATTGTGTTTCCTGCTGTAAACCGATTGCTGGAAAG GTGATCCACGCTCTAGGACAAGCATGGCATCCGGAGCACTTCGTCTGCACTCACTGCAAAAAAGCGCTTGGCTCCAGCCCCTTCTTTGAGCGGAGTGGCTTGGCCTACTGCCCCAAGGACTACCACCACCTTTTCTCTCCACGCTGTGCTTACTGTGCGGCTCCCATCCTGGGT aaagtgCTGACGGCCATGAACCAAACCTGGCACCCAGAGCACTTCTTCTGCGCTCACTGTGGAGAGGTGTTCGGTGAAGAAG gCTTTCATGAGAAGGACAAGAAGCCGTATTGCCGGAAGGATTTCTTAGCCATGTTCTCACCCAAGTGTGGTGGCTGCAACCGCCCAGTGTTGGAAAACTACCTTTCAGCCATGGACACTGTCTGGCACCCAGAGTGCTTTGTCTGTGGG GACTGCTTTAGCAGTTTTTCTGGTGGCTCCTTCTTTGAACTGGATGGACGTCCGTTCTGTGAACTCCACTACCATCACCGCCGAGGAACCCTTTGCCACGGATGTGGGCAGCCCATCACTGGTCGCTGCATCAGTGCCATGGGCTACAAGTTCCATCCTGAGCACTTTGTATGTGCTTTCTGCCTGACGCAGCTGTCGAAGGGAATCTTCAGAGAGCAGGATGACAAGACCTACTGTCAAACCTGCTTCAACAAGCTCTTCCCACTGTAA
- the LPXN gene encoding leupaxin isoform X1, with product MPECGRSLRRQGRDALLEELEYSILQESDEYSSTASPPLDQHSRKERSDAETSNAPSILDDSSPFPVQLMYTTKIQEPHVHSEVQEPKESPPPPKTSAAVQLEELMAHLCEMQTQVTVKADTSKKHLPDKHDHKASLDSMLGGLEQELQDLGIATVPKGHCVSCCKPIAGKVIHALGQAWHPEHFVCTHCKKALGSSPFFERSGLAYCPKDYHHLFSPRCAYCAAPILGKVLTAMNQTWHPEHFFCAHCGEVFGEEGFHEKDKKPYCRKDFLAMFSPKCGGCNRPVLENYLSAMDTVWHPECFVCGDCFSSFSGGSFFELDGRPFCELHYHHRRGTLCHGCGQPITGRCISAMGYKFHPEHFVCAFCLTQLSKGIFREQDDKTYCQTCFNKLFPL from the exons ATGCCTTGTTGGAGGAACTGGAATACTCCATCCTCCAGGAGAGTGATGAATACTCCAGCACAGCTTCTCCTCCCCTGGATCAGCATTCCAGAAAGGAGAGGAGCGACGCTGAGACCTCAAATGCCCCTTCCATTCTGGATGACTCAAGTCCCTTTCCG GTGCAGCTCATGTATACTACCAAAATCCAGGAGCCCCATGTccacag TGAGGTCCAAGAGCCAAAGGAATCACCACCACCTCCTAAAACCTCAGCAGCTGTGCAGTTGGAGGAGCTGATGGCCCACCTGTGTGAAATGCAGACCCAG GTTACAGTGAAAGCAGATACCAGCAAGAAACACTTACCAGACAAGCATGATCACAAGGCCTCCCTGGACTCGATGCTGGGGGGTTTGGAGCAGGAACTGCAGGACCTTGGAATTGCGACAGTGCCCAAGGGCCATTGTGTTTCCTGCTGTAAACCGATTGCTGGAAAG GTGATCCACGCTCTAGGACAAGCATGGCATCCGGAGCACTTCGTCTGCACTCACTGCAAAAAAGCGCTTGGCTCCAGCCCCTTCTTTGAGCGGAGTGGCTTGGCCTACTGCCCCAAGGACTACCACCACCTTTTCTCTCCACGCTGTGCTTACTGTGCGGCTCCCATCCTGGGT aaagtgCTGACGGCCATGAACCAAACCTGGCACCCAGAGCACTTCTTCTGCGCTCACTGTGGAGAGGTGTTCGGTGAAGAAG gCTTTCATGAGAAGGACAAGAAGCCGTATTGCCGGAAGGATTTCTTAGCCATGTTCTCACCCAAGTGTGGTGGCTGCAACCGCCCAGTGTTGGAAAACTACCTTTCAGCCATGGACACTGTCTGGCACCCAGAGTGCTTTGTCTGTGGG GACTGCTTTAGCAGTTTTTCTGGTGGCTCCTTCTTTGAACTGGATGGACGTCCGTTCTGTGAACTCCACTACCATCACCGCCGAGGAACCCTTTGCCACGGATGTGGGCAGCCCATCACTGGTCGCTGCATCAGTGCCATGGGCTACAAGTTCCATCCTGAGCACTTTGTATGTGCTTTCTGCCTGACGCAGCTGTCGAAGGGAATCTTCAGAGAGCAGGATGACAAGACCTACTGTCAAACCTGCTTCAACAAGCTCTTCCCACTGTAA
- the LPXN gene encoding leupaxin isoform X5 — protein MPCWRNWNTPSSRRVMNTPAQLLLPWISIPERRGATLRPQMPLPFWMTQVPFREVQEPKESPPPPKTSAAVQLEELMAHLCEMQTQVTVKADTSKKHLPDKHDHKASLDSMLGGLEQELQDLGIATVPKGHCVSCCKPIAGKVIHALGQAWHPEHFVCTHCKKALGSSPFFERSGLAYCPKDYHHLFSPRCAYCAAPILGKVLTAMNQTWHPEHFFCAHCGEVFGEEGFHEKDKKPYCRKDFLAMFSPKCGGCNRPVLENYLSAMDTVWHPECFVCGDCFSSFSGGSFFELDGRPFCELHYHHRRGTLCHGCGQPITGRCISAMGYKFHPEHFVCAFCLTQLSKGIFREQDDKTYCQTCFNKLFPL, from the exons ATGCCTTGTTGGAGGAACTGGAATACTCCATCCTCCAGGAGAGTGATGAATACTCCAGCACAGCTTCTCCTCCCCTGGATCAGCATTCCAGAAAGGAGAGGAGCGACGCTGAGACCTCAAATGCCCCTTCCATTCTGGATGACTCAAGTCCCTTTCCG TGAGGTCCAAGAGCCAAAGGAATCACCACCACCTCCTAAAACCTCAGCAGCTGTGCAGTTGGAGGAGCTGATGGCCCACCTGTGTGAAATGCAGACCCAG GTTACAGTGAAAGCAGATACCAGCAAGAAACACTTACCAGACAAGCATGATCACAAGGCCTCCCTGGACTCGATGCTGGGGGGTTTGGAGCAGGAACTGCAGGACCTTGGAATTGCGACAGTGCCCAAGGGCCATTGTGTTTCCTGCTGTAAACCGATTGCTGGAAAG GTGATCCACGCTCTAGGACAAGCATGGCATCCGGAGCACTTCGTCTGCACTCACTGCAAAAAAGCGCTTGGCTCCAGCCCCTTCTTTGAGCGGAGTGGCTTGGCCTACTGCCCCAAGGACTACCACCACCTTTTCTCTCCACGCTGTGCTTACTGTGCGGCTCCCATCCTGGGT aaagtgCTGACGGCCATGAACCAAACCTGGCACCCAGAGCACTTCTTCTGCGCTCACTGTGGAGAGGTGTTCGGTGAAGAAG gCTTTCATGAGAAGGACAAGAAGCCGTATTGCCGGAAGGATTTCTTAGCCATGTTCTCACCCAAGTGTGGTGGCTGCAACCGCCCAGTGTTGGAAAACTACCTTTCAGCCATGGACACTGTCTGGCACCCAGAGTGCTTTGTCTGTGGG GACTGCTTTAGCAGTTTTTCTGGTGGCTCCTTCTTTGAACTGGATGGACGTCCGTTCTGTGAACTCCACTACCATCACCGCCGAGGAACCCTTTGCCACGGATGTGGGCAGCCCATCACTGGTCGCTGCATCAGTGCCATGGGCTACAAGTTCCATCCTGAGCACTTTGTATGTGCTTTCTGCCTGACGCAGCTGTCGAAGGGAATCTTCAGAGAGCAGGATGACAAGACCTACTGTCAAACCTGCTTCAACAAGCTCTTCCCACTGTAA
- the LPXN gene encoding leupaxin isoform X3, giving the protein MEELDALLEELEYSILQESDEYSSTASPPLDQHSRKERSDAETSNAPSILDDSSPFPVQLMYTTKIQEPHVHSEVQEPKESPPPPKTSAAVQLEELMAHLCEMQTQVTVKADTSKKHLPDKHDHKASLDSMLGGLEQELQDLGIATVPKGHCVSCCKPIAGKVIHALGQAWHPEHFVCTHCKKALGSSPFFERSGLAYCPKDYHHLFSPRCAYCAAPILGKVLTAMNQTWHPEHFFCAHCGEVFGEEGFHEKDKKPYCRKDFLAMFSPKCGGCNRPVLENYLSAMDTVWHPECFVCGDCFSSFSGGSFFELDGRPFCELHYHHRRGTLCHGCGQPITGRCISAMGYKFHPEHFVCAFCLTQLSKGIFREQDDKTYCQTCFNKLFPL; this is encoded by the exons ATGCCTTGTTGGAGGAACTGGAATACTCCATCCTCCAGGAGAGTGATGAATACTCCAGCACAGCTTCTCCTCCCCTGGATCAGCATTCCAGAAAGGAGAGGAGCGACGCTGAGACCTCAAATGCCCCTTCCATTCTGGATGACTCAAGTCCCTTTCCG GTGCAGCTCATGTATACTACCAAAATCCAGGAGCCCCATGTccacag TGAGGTCCAAGAGCCAAAGGAATCACCACCACCTCCTAAAACCTCAGCAGCTGTGCAGTTGGAGGAGCTGATGGCCCACCTGTGTGAAATGCAGACCCAG GTTACAGTGAAAGCAGATACCAGCAAGAAACACTTACCAGACAAGCATGATCACAAGGCCTCCCTGGACTCGATGCTGGGGGGTTTGGAGCAGGAACTGCAGGACCTTGGAATTGCGACAGTGCCCAAGGGCCATTGTGTTTCCTGCTGTAAACCGATTGCTGGAAAG GTGATCCACGCTCTAGGACAAGCATGGCATCCGGAGCACTTCGTCTGCACTCACTGCAAAAAAGCGCTTGGCTCCAGCCCCTTCTTTGAGCGGAGTGGCTTGGCCTACTGCCCCAAGGACTACCACCACCTTTTCTCTCCACGCTGTGCTTACTGTGCGGCTCCCATCCTGGGT aaagtgCTGACGGCCATGAACCAAACCTGGCACCCAGAGCACTTCTTCTGCGCTCACTGTGGAGAGGTGTTCGGTGAAGAAG gCTTTCATGAGAAGGACAAGAAGCCGTATTGCCGGAAGGATTTCTTAGCCATGTTCTCACCCAAGTGTGGTGGCTGCAACCGCCCAGTGTTGGAAAACTACCTTTCAGCCATGGACACTGTCTGGCACCCAGAGTGCTTTGTCTGTGGG GACTGCTTTAGCAGTTTTTCTGGTGGCTCCTTCTTTGAACTGGATGGACGTCCGTTCTGTGAACTCCACTACCATCACCGCCGAGGAACCCTTTGCCACGGATGTGGGCAGCCCATCACTGGTCGCTGCATCAGTGCCATGGGCTACAAGTTCCATCCTGAGCACTTTGTATGTGCTTTCTGCCTGACGCAGCTGTCGAAGGGAATCTTCAGAGAGCAGGATGACAAGACCTACTGTCAAACCTGCTTCAACAAGCTCTTCCCACTGTAA